In a genomic window of Kwoniella newhampshirensis strain CBS 13917 chromosome 8, whole genome shotgun sequence:
- a CDS encoding mitochondrial 37S ribosomal protein mS35, whose amino-acid sequence MALPTPARALRALPSSNSARRTFTSSTIAYAGKSRSDTGGSDTRMRPWSVMHTPKFGFDDATSLGWMRMFRIQEGEGLVRKIEEDREALRAANKTQFKPPTSSIRLTSTIDLSSPSSKFHTKSVLLVPVSSLPLPNEKAVHRLKLLAGPRWTPGRPGREEFLSESDEAGEGKEGWVKISEERFANASQNRRSVSDILDRLVEAANDPNSPLPADTPLDTRHLLARHRKKRSRQNPFSWSAQQTFLPRHEVVGGVRGFPAEWLPEEVRSKAIGEQALKEAKKAVA is encoded by the exons ATGGCTCTTCCCACACCGGCACGAGCTCTACGAGCACTCCCCTCCTCAAATTCAGCTCGAAGAACATTCACTTCCTCTACCATCGCTTACGCTGGCAAATCTCGATCAGATACTGGAGGTTCAGACACGAGAATGCGACCATGGTCTGTGATGCATACTCCCAAGTTCGGGTTCGACGACGCTACGAGTctgggatggatgaggatgttcAGGATCcaggaaggggaggggCTGGTCAGGAAGATTGAGGAAGATAGGGAAGCTTTGCGAG CCGCAAACAAAACACAGTTCAAACCACCTACATCCTCCATACGACTCACATCCACCATAGACCTatcttccccctcatcGAAATTCCACACGAAATCCGTACTCCTCGTCCCTGTCTCCTCATTACCACTACCGAACGAAAAAGCTGTCCACCGACTGAAACTCCTCGCAGGTCCTCGATGGACACCTGGGCGTCctgggagagaggagttCCTTTCCGAGAGTGATGAGGCGGgtgaggggaaggagggcTGGGTGAAGATCTCAGAAGAGAGATTTGCGAATGCGAGTCAGAACAGAAGATCTGTTTCGGATATCTTGGATAGGTTGGTAGAGGCTGCAAAC GATCCAAACTCTCCCTTGCCCGCCGACACACCTTTAGACACCCGTCATCTCCTAGCTAGACATAGGAAGAAACGATCGCGACAGAACCCTTTTTCGTGGTCTGCGCAACAAACGTTCCTACCTCGTCATGAGGTCGTAGGTGGAGTGAGGGGATTCCCAGCAGAGTGGTTACCCGAAGAAGTGAGGTCGAAGGCGATTGGTGAGCAAGCACTAaaggaggcgaagaaagcggTAGCATGA